A region of the Oncorhynchus clarkii lewisi isolate Uvic-CL-2024 chromosome 4, UVic_Ocla_1.0, whole genome shotgun sequence genome:
GCATCCTTTGTGCATGTAGAGTGAATGCGCATCTCATTGGAGGAGGTACCATAGTGTAGTTTGTTGTATTAATGAAGTTTCAAAGAAAAGAGAAAAATCGCAGCCTCTTGCGATATGGATAGTGAGTGCATGTCAATTTCGCACTTACGATTTTAATTTGATTAAATCGTGCAGCCCTATCATCCAGTCACATTTATTTTCCAAGTTTCAGCACACaatgttttacatacagcaggttttaaAGGTCTTCTTCCTgttgcgatactggtatcgtcacagCCCTACTCAGTATCTCCTACATTGTTTCAGTATAAAGGCTCTACCTGGTGGGCTCTGCAGATGAGGTCCAGGTCGTGGCGGTTGAGGAACTTGCTGACCACGTCGGCCCCAAAGGTGAAGGAGACGCCCCGGTCGTTTTCCCCCCAGCCCTGCACGTCTTTGTCTGGATCTGACCACAGCAGGTCACACAGCAGGCCTAGCACAGAGAAGGCACGGTCAGCACAGTCAGAGCCGGTCACAAATATATCACAAAACATGTAACTCCCGACACACACGTTAACACACCTGTGTCAGGGACATCAGTGGGCCTCATGATGCGTCGGATTTGCTCCATGGACTGCAGATCAGGAGAGAGACCTGAGGAAAATGGATGATTGTTAATGAATAATATTTAAAATAATAGGGATTGAATTGATAGAAAAGCCCCCATGCATACTACCTCCATGGCAGCAGAAGATCTTCTCATCGATTATAGCGGCAATGGGCAAACAGTTGAAGCAATCTGTGAAGGTCTTCCACAGCTTTATGTTGAATCTGCGTTTGCCTGAGGAACACAACATAGAACGGACATGGAATTATGCTAAGAATTAGTAAAGATCACAAAAGCAATACTATTATGGATCCTCCATCCTCATGGAGAAAGATAACTGATtcagcgtgtgtgtatgtgtgtgtgacactgcTTCCGGTCTTACACTCGTCATAGAAACCGTAGATGCGGTTGATGGAGGCACATTCGTGGTTTCCTCTGAGCAGGAAGAAGTTCTCAGGGTATTTGATCTTGTAGGCCAGCAGTAGGCAGATGGTTTCCAGGGACTGCTTGCCTCGGTCCACATAATCCCCCAGGAACAGGTAGTTAGCCTCCGGGGGGAAGCCCCCGTACTCAAAGAGCCGCAGCAGGTCTGTGTA
Encoded here:
- the LOC139407345 gene encoding serine/threonine-protein phosphatase PP1-beta catalytic subunit-like; the encoded protein is MAESELNVDSIISRLLEVRGCRPGKIVQMTEAEVRGLCIKSREIFLSQPILLELEAPLKICGDIHGQYTDLLRLFEYGGFPPEANYLFLGDYVDRGKQSLETICLLLAYKIKYPENFFLLRGNHECASINRIYGFYDECKRRFNIKLWKTFTDCFNCLPIAAIIDEKIFCCHGGLSPDLQSMEQIRRIMRPTDVPDTGLLCDLLWSDPDKDVQGWGENDRGVSFTFGADVVSKFLNRHDLDLICRAHQVVEDGYEFFAKRQLVTLFSAPNYCGEFDNAGGMMSVDESLMCSFQILKPSEKKAKYQYGGVNTGRPVTPPRTAQAPKKR